The following coding sequences lie in one Chloroflexota bacterium genomic window:
- a CDS encoding protein phosphatase 2C domain-containing protein: protein MNLSEWHVVGASVQGSAHTRQGAPCQDAHGWRVLPDDILILAVADGAGSAPRSLEGAQAAVGAVLATLADGFAAPEPLPPDVLLRDAFARAREALAVLAAEAGVPLAQFASTLTCAIAGANVLTVASLGDGAVIAETGGELRLASAPPQKGEYANETHFLTQDDARDCVQIARVDGTARAVAATTDGLLRLALRLPDYAPHAPFFQPLFAFAAQAHADADVELAAFLCSERVTARTDDDKTLVIAVRVEPQLTAEPA, encoded by the coding sequence ATGAATCTATCAGAGTGGCATGTGGTCGGCGCGTCGGTGCAGGGCTCCGCGCATACACGGCAGGGTGCGCCATGCCAGGATGCGCATGGCTGGCGCGTACTGCCCGACGATATACTGATACTGGCCGTTGCCGATGGCGCCGGGTCGGCACCGCGCTCGCTGGAAGGCGCGCAGGCGGCGGTCGGTGCGGTACTGGCGACGCTGGCCGACGGCTTCGCTGCGCCGGAACCACTTCCGCCGGATGTGTTGCTGCGCGACGCGTTCGCCCGCGCGCGCGAGGCGCTGGCCGTTCTGGCTGCCGAGGCCGGCGTGCCGCTGGCGCAGTTCGCCAGCACGCTCACCTGCGCCATCGCCGGCGCGAATGTGCTCACCGTCGCCAGCCTCGGCGATGGCGCGGTTATCGCGGAAACCGGCGGCGAACTGCGCCTCGCTTCCGCCCCGCCGCAGAAGGGCGAGTACGCCAACGAGACGCACTTCCTGACGCAGGACGACGCACGCGATTGCGTGCAGATCGCGCGGGTGGACGGCACCGCGCGCGCCGTCGCTGCAACGACCGATGGGTTGCTGCGGCTGGCGCTGCGCCTGCCCGACTACGCGCCGCATGCGCCGTTCTTCCAGCCGCTGTTCGCCTTCGCCGCGCAAGCGCATGCCGATGCGGATGTCGAACTCGCCGCGTTTCTCTGCTCCGAACGCGTCACCGCGCGCACCGACGACGACAAGACGCTGGTGATCGCCGTGCGCGTCGAGCCGCAGTTGACGGCCGAGCCGGCATGA